From the Rhodothalassiaceae bacterium genome, one window contains:
- a CDS encoding type II secretion system protein GspD, translating into MGTRTQAGRNRDQGLSRHQPWRPSPLALLLAIGLAGCTTAGGRDHRPAPPPGLFGEPGPIEHGAGEESGEQVAELSSGRKLEKAEIFSGAGARLGQPAPVSVSPAEGGLSLNFVDAPLKDVVEAILGETLGVNYVIDPGTDARITARSARPIAKDRLIPVLEDILALNNLALVKRPQGYRILPIEKASGLSADVLHLAASAGDGGFGYHVIPLTYAQASAVRDAIQPTLVPGRGVLADDARNLLIFRGPGAEAQDVVSLVELFDVDWLKGMHYGLFPLESADVASVIPELEAVFGLDEARPGSMPAAVRFLPIERMNAVLVITPARELVREAESWIERLDRGEGVAGERQLFVYRLKAARAEDVAEVLSGLFEVQLSSAESTSPGFSGFGDVAPGRRAGEAFGLSGADTAQGASAAGRARPAQPSATPQGAAGAGGTASRTRLGGARSGATAGGLQSNPLFHDGPRIIADGRNDALLVYATPQEYRMIERTVKRLDVAPLQVLIEATIAEVTLNDQLQFGLRWFFQNQGATGRRNNTVTFSDLQNGGVSQQFPGFSYLFTGRSAQVALNALADLTNVNVVSSPQLMVLDNGTARLQVGDQVPVPTQQSVSTLDPNAPIVNSIDFRDTGVILEVTPHVNASGLVVLDVRQEVSDVVPTTSSGIDAPTIQRRVIESTVAVQNGETIALGGLIRDTRNRTRSGIPFFSRLPLFGPLFGTTTNKKDRTELLVLLTPRVVRDAGEARAVTRELRERLYGLEALREQFAVEKASSDGGESPQAPR; encoded by the coding sequence GTGGGCACGAGGACGCAGGCGGGACGGAACCGGGACCAGGGCTTGTCGCGCCACCAGCCGTGGCGGCCGAGCCCGCTGGCGCTGCTGCTGGCGATCGGGCTTGCCGGATGCACGACGGCCGGCGGCAGGGATCACCGTCCGGCACCGCCGCCGGGCCTGTTCGGCGAGCCTGGGCCGATCGAGCACGGCGCGGGCGAGGAAAGCGGCGAGCAGGTGGCCGAGCTTTCGAGCGGCAGGAAGCTCGAGAAGGCGGAGATCTTCTCCGGCGCCGGGGCCCGGCTCGGGCAGCCGGCTCCCGTCTCGGTTTCGCCGGCGGAAGGGGGCTTGAGCCTCAACTTCGTGGATGCGCCCCTGAAGGACGTCGTCGAGGCGATCCTCGGCGAGACGCTGGGGGTCAACTACGTGATCGATCCCGGCACCGATGCCCGCATCACCGCCCGCTCCGCGCGGCCCATCGCAAAGGACCGGCTGATCCCGGTGCTCGAGGACATTCTTGCGCTCAACAATCTGGCCCTCGTCAAGCGCCCGCAGGGCTACCGGATCCTGCCCATCGAGAAGGCCTCGGGGCTTTCGGCCGACGTGCTCCATCTGGCGGCGAGCGCGGGCGACGGCGGCTTCGGCTACCACGTGATCCCGCTCACATATGCGCAGGCCTCCGCGGTGCGCGACGCGATCCAGCCGACCCTCGTGCCGGGCCGCGGCGTGCTCGCCGATGACGCCCGCAATCTCCTGATCTTCCGCGGCCCCGGCGCGGAGGCGCAGGACGTCGTCTCGCTCGTCGAGCTGTTCGACGTCGACTGGCTGAAGGGCATGCACTACGGGCTGTTCCCGCTGGAAAGCGCGGATGTCGCGAGCGTGATTCCGGAGCTCGAGGCCGTCTTCGGGCTGGACGAGGCGCGCCCGGGCAGCATGCCGGCCGCGGTGCGGTTTCTCCCGATCGAGCGGATGAATGCGGTGCTCGTGATCACGCCCGCGCGCGAGCTCGTGCGCGAGGCCGAAAGCTGGATCGAGCGGCTCGACCGCGGCGAGGGCGTCGCCGGCGAGCGCCAGCTCTTCGTCTACCGCCTGAAGGCCGCGCGGGCCGAGGATGTGGCGGAGGTGCTCTCGGGTCTGTTCGAGGTGCAGCTGTCGTCTGCCGAGAGCACGTCGCCCGGCTTTTCCGGCTTCGGCGACGTCGCGCCGGGCCGGCGCGCGGGCGAGGCCTTCGGGCTTTCAGGTGCCGACACCGCCCAGGGCGCGAGCGCGGCGGGACGCGCCCGCCCCGCCCAGCCTTCGGCGACGCCGCAGGGCGCAGCGGGCGCCGGCGGCACCGCGTCGCGGACCAGGCTTGGGGGTGCCCGCAGCGGAGCGACGGCCGGCGGCCTTCAGAGCAACCCGCTCTTCCACGACGGCCCGCGGATCATCGCCGACGGCCGCAACGACGCGCTGCTCGTCTACGCGACGCCGCAGGAATACCGGATGATCGAGCGCACCGTCAAAAGGCTCGACGTCGCACCGCTTCAGGTGCTGATCGAGGCGACCATCGCCGAGGTGACACTCAACGACCAGCTTCAGTTCGGCCTGCGCTGGTTCTTCCAGAACCAGGGCGCGACCGGCCGGCGCAACAACACCGTCACCTTCTCGGACCTGCAGAACGGCGGGGTCAGCCAGCAGTTCCCGGGCTTTTCCTATCTCTTCACCGGCCGTTCGGCGCAGGTGGCTCTCAACGCTCTCGCGGATCTGACCAATGTGAACGTGGTGTCCTCGCCGCAGCTGATGGTGCTCGACAACGGCACGGCCCGCCTGCAGGTGGGCGACCAGGTGCCGGTGCCGACGCAGCAGTCGGTCTCGACGCTGGACCCCAACGCGCCGATCGTCAATTCCATCGACTTCCGGGACACCGGCGTCATCCTCGAGGTCACCCCGCATGTGAACGCGAGCGGGCTGGTGGTGCTCGACGTCCGCCAGGAGGTCTCGGACGTCGTGCCGACGACCTCGTCCGGCATCGACGCGCCGACGATCCAGAGGCGGGTGATCGAATCCACGGTGGCCGTGCAGAACGGCGAGACGATCGCCCTCGGCGGTCTCATCCGCGACACGCGCAACCGCACGCGCTCGGGCATCCCGTTCTTCTCGCGTCTGCCGCTCTTCGGACCGCTGTTCGGCACCACCACCAACAAGAAGGACCGCACGGAGCTGCTCGTGCTGCTCACGCCGCGGGTGGTGCGCGATGCCGGCGAGGCGCGGGCGGTCACGCGCGAGCTGCGGGAGCGGCTCTACGGCCTGGAAGCCCTGCGCGAGCAGTTCGCGGTCGAGAAGGCGTCCTCCGATGGCGGCGAGAGCCCGCAGGCGCCCCGCTGA